From Rhodococcus antarcticus, the proteins below share one genomic window:
- a CDS encoding (2Fe-2S)-binding protein: MPSYSFQLNGKTVNVDAPANLPALWAIRDKLGVTGPKYGCGINVCKACTSHLNGAAVQLCNTATSDLDGQTVTTIEGLADTVPGDLHPVQEAWIENDVAQCGYCQPGQIMSAAAMLATNPNPTDADIDAMINVCRCGSYFRIREAIKVAAAKMR; this comes from the coding sequence GTGCCCAGCTACAGCTTCCAGCTCAACGGCAAGACCGTGAACGTCGACGCCCCGGCCAACCTGCCGGCGCTGTGGGCGATCCGCGACAAGCTCGGGGTCACCGGCCCCAAGTACGGCTGCGGGATCAACGTGTGCAAGGCGTGCACGAGCCACCTCAACGGGGCGGCCGTCCAGCTCTGCAACACCGCGACCTCCGACCTCGACGGCCAGACCGTGACCACCATCGAGGGCCTGGCCGACACCGTTCCCGGCGACCTGCACCCCGTGCAGGAAGCCTGGATCGAGAACGACGTGGCCCAGTGCGGGTACTGCCAGCCCGGGCAGATCATGTCCGCTGCGGCGATGCTCGCGACGAACCCGAACCCCACCGACGCCGACATCGACGCCATGATCAACGTCTGCCGCTGCGGGTCGTACTTCCGCATCCGGGAGGCCATCAAGGTCGCCGCGGCCAAGATGCGCTGA
- a CDS encoding DUF2237 domain-containing protein produces MTGFYRDGCCSSGPEDRGSHTVCAVVSTEFLAHQLTVGNDLQTPRPEHGFGGLRPGDRWCVVAARWMQAYEAGAPAGVVLASTNLLALEIIPIAALREHAVDVPDDASGLG; encoded by the coding sequence ATGACGGGCTTCTACCGGGACGGGTGCTGCAGCTCCGGGCCGGAGGACCGTGGCAGCCACACCGTCTGTGCCGTGGTGTCGACGGAGTTCCTCGCCCACCAGCTGACCGTGGGCAACGACCTGCAGACCCCGCGTCCCGAGCACGGGTTCGGCGGTCTGCGGCCGGGCGATCGGTGGTGCGTGGTGGCGGCGCGGTGGATGCAGGCCTACGAGGCGGGTGCGCCGGCGGGCGTGGTGCTGGCCTCGACCAACCTGCTGGCGCTGGAGATCATCCCCATCGCGGCCCTGCGGGAGCACGCCGTGGACGTGCCGGACGACGCGAGCGGACTGGGCTGA
- a CDS encoding cyclase family protein has protein sequence MTDLLANAPSNWGKWGPDDEVGSLNYLTAEEVLRGVQHVKQGSVFTLQRLIGDPNGDPVWPGRTPAERTQILDESNWDEGNGGPAFPGGLHYADDKINAFLQGSTQYDALGHVWYGGKIWNGYDARTTIGGLDKASIQPIAERGIVGRGILLDMARFRGKSTMDTAETFTHEDLQECAKAQGVTIEKHDVIIIRTNYLQQFFEKGDAFYDGFCEPGLTYSPELVQWFQDMEIPNLVTDTIANEVTTDPVSGVALPLHCALMRNLGVTLTEICDLEKLAEDCAADNQYVFLYVAAPLKVALGSGSPVNPVVIK, from the coding sequence ATGACCGACCTGTTGGCGAACGCGCCGAGCAACTGGGGCAAGTGGGGCCCGGACGACGAGGTCGGCTCCCTGAACTACCTCACCGCCGAGGAGGTCCTGCGCGGTGTGCAGCACGTCAAGCAGGGCTCGGTGTTCACCCTGCAGCGCCTCATCGGAGACCCCAACGGTGACCCGGTGTGGCCGGGCCGCACCCCGGCCGAGCGCACCCAGATCCTCGACGAGTCGAACTGGGACGAGGGCAACGGCGGCCCCGCCTTCCCCGGCGGACTGCACTACGCCGACGACAAGATCAACGCCTTCCTGCAGGGCTCCACGCAGTACGACGCGCTGGGCCACGTCTGGTACGGCGGCAAGATCTGGAACGGCTACGACGCCCGCACCACCATCGGCGGCCTGGACAAGGCCAGCATCCAGCCGATCGCCGAGAGGGGCATCGTCGGGCGCGGGATCCTGCTCGACATGGCCCGCTTCCGCGGCAAGTCCACGATGGACACGGCGGAGACGTTCACCCACGAGGACCTGCAGGAGTGCGCCAAGGCCCAGGGCGTCACCATCGAGAAGCACGACGTCATCATCATCCGCACCAACTACCTGCAGCAGTTCTTCGAGAAGGGCGACGCGTTCTACGACGGCTTCTGCGAGCCGGGCCTGACCTACTCCCCCGAGCTGGTGCAGTGGTTCCAGGACATGGAGATCCCCAACCTGGTCACCGACACCATCGCGAACGAGGTCACCACCGACCCCGTCTCCGGCGTGGCCCTGCCGCTGCACTGCGCGCTCATGCGCAACCTGGGGGTCACCCTCACCGAGATCTGCGACCTGGAGAAGCTGGCCGAGGACTGCGCGGCGGACAACCAGTACGTCTTCCTCTACGTTGCGGCGCCGCTCAAGGTGGCGCTCGGCAGCGGGTCCCCGGTGAACCCCGTCGTCATCAAGTGA
- a CDS encoding class I adenylate-forming enzyme family protein produces MTSVYDERPWLASYTSDQAPDVDVEFDDALAMVRATVASRGTSPALTYFDGGLSWSQLDEQSTALAAGLLEHGFARGDRLAVYLQNVPQFVVAMVATWKAGGIMVSVNPMSRERELRYQLTDSGAKVLVCLESLWEGVGRTVVGSGDTDVTLVLTTSELEHQTRADERLFAGMTKQVPHDTTDLATLITAHDGETVPEVAYGIDDVAFLTYTSGTTGTPKGAMNTHGNVCFTAQVYRDFVGVGGAGSVWGIAPLFHITGLIGHVGVSLLSGAPLVLTYRFEPQVALDSLREHRPTFTIGAITVFIALMNAPGFAKDDFSSLEWVYSGGAAIAPSTANAFLAATGMPVHNAYGLTETTSPMTATPRGADSPVDPASGAFSVGVPVNNTIVRILDEEGAPVPLGEIGEICAQGPQVVLGYWGKPEETRHALPERVLHSGDVGFMTPEGWVFIVDRKKDMINASGYKVWPREVEDVLYEHPAVREAAVVGVADEYRGETVKAFVSFKPGLSATEDELIAHCKERMAAYKYPRSVDVVDELPKTVTGKILRRELRE; encoded by the coding sequence GTGACGAGCGTGTACGACGAACGGCCCTGGCTGGCGAGCTACACCTCCGACCAGGCCCCGGACGTCGACGTGGAGTTCGACGACGCCCTGGCCATGGTGCGGGCAACCGTGGCCTCGCGCGGCACCAGCCCGGCGCTGACCTACTTCGACGGCGGGCTGAGCTGGTCCCAGCTCGACGAGCAGTCCACCGCCCTCGCGGCGGGGCTGCTGGAGCACGGCTTCGCCCGGGGCGACCGGCTGGCGGTGTACCTGCAGAACGTGCCGCAGTTCGTCGTCGCCATGGTCGCCACCTGGAAGGCCGGCGGGATCATGGTCAGCGTCAACCCGATGAGCCGGGAGCGCGAGCTGCGCTACCAGCTCACCGACTCGGGCGCGAAGGTCCTGGTGTGCCTGGAGTCGTTGTGGGAGGGCGTCGGGCGCACCGTCGTCGGTTCCGGTGACACCGACGTGACGCTCGTCCTCACCACCTCCGAGCTCGAGCACCAGACCCGCGCGGACGAGCGGTTGTTCGCGGGGATGACCAAGCAGGTCCCGCACGACACCACCGACCTCGCCACGCTCATCACCGCCCACGACGGCGAGACCGTCCCGGAGGTGGCGTACGGGATCGACGACGTCGCGTTCCTGACCTACACCTCCGGCACCACCGGCACGCCGAAGGGGGCGATGAACACCCACGGCAACGTCTGCTTCACCGCCCAGGTGTACCGGGACTTCGTGGGGGTGGGCGGTGCGGGCTCGGTGTGGGGCATCGCGCCGCTGTTCCACATCACCGGGCTCATCGGGCACGTGGGGGTGAGCCTGCTCTCCGGCGCGCCGCTGGTGCTGACCTACCGGTTCGAGCCGCAGGTGGCCCTGGACTCGCTGCGGGAGCACCGGCCGACCTTCACCATCGGCGCGATCACGGTGTTCATCGCGCTGATGAACGCACCCGGGTTCGCGAAGGACGACTTCAGCTCCCTCGAGTGGGTGTACTCCGGCGGGGCGGCGATCGCCCCGAGCACGGCCAACGCGTTCCTGGCCGCCACCGGGATGCCGGTGCACAACGCCTACGGGCTCACCGAGACCACCTCGCCGATGACGGCCACCCCGCGCGGCGCGGACTCCCCGGTGGACCCGGCGTCGGGGGCCTTCTCGGTGGGGGTGCCGGTGAACAACACGATCGTCCGCATCCTCGACGAGGAGGGTGCGCCGGTGCCGCTGGGCGAGATCGGCGAGATCTGTGCGCAGGGCCCGCAGGTGGTGCTCGGCTACTGGGGCAAGCCCGAGGAGACCCGGCACGCGCTGCCGGAGCGGGTGCTGCACTCCGGGGACGTCGGCTTCATGACACCCGAGGGCTGGGTGTTCATCGTCGACCGCAAGAAGGACATGATCAACGCCTCGGGCTACAAGGTGTGGCCGCGCGAGGTGGAGGACGTGCTCTACGAGCACCCGGCGGTGCGCGAGGCCGCGGTGGTGGGCGTGGCAGACGAGTACCGGGGCGAGACGGTGAAGGCGTTCGTCTCCTTCAAGCCCGGGCTCTCGGCCACCGAGGACGAGCTCATCGCGCACTGCAAGGAGCGGATGGCCGCCTACAAGTACCCGCGGTCGGTGGACGTGGTGGACGAGCTGCCCAAGACCGTGACGGGCAAGATCCTGCGCCGCGAGCTCCGGGAGTAG